A single genomic interval of Orcinus orca chromosome 19, mOrcOrc1.1, whole genome shotgun sequence harbors:
- the TMEM102 gene encoding transmembrane protein 102 codes for MASAVWGSAPWWGPPPPAPARPLTDIDFCSGAQLQELTQLIQELGVQASWSEGPKPGPDLLQAKDFVFSLLGLVHRRDPRFPPQAELLLLRGGIREGSLDLGPAPLGPYARGPHYDAGFTLLVPVLSLDGTGQELQPDVGSCYAWLFLPEQVRGTSVREAWQDCLGPPVPGGRDSIHPAQSKETPKDPQISVDQLHGDVTEPEAHESLENSPSNVSVPELPQQDVTDIDFTSPMKKTNGDVTKAAEVSPVPQPSEAPEAWPTLCPAQVAAWFFASLAAVAESLFPVPGAPRLVHAARHAGVTTILVATPGPPRRLLLFDLIPVVSVAGWPQGARSHSWAGPLASESSSFYLVPGGGGTERPDAPGWQLCFARQELALKTRIPVPLLQAHAAAQALLRPLVAGTRVAAPYLLRTLLYWACERLPALYLARPENAGACCLGLLDELGRVLEAGTLPHYFLSGQKLRAGDGAASLLGALALLRRDPALALRAAVEEAKAARKGGGLAGLGGGAH; via the exons ATGGCTTCCGCGGTCTGGGGGAGTGCTCCCTGGTGGGGCCcaccgcccccagccccagcccggcCGCTCACGGACATCGACTTCTGCTCTGGGGCGCAGCTGCAAGAACTAACCCAGCTGATCCAGGAGCTGGGTGTGCAGGCGAGCTGGAGTGAAGGTCCCAAGCCAGGACCAGATCTCCTCCAGGCCAAggactttgttttctctttgcttg GTCTCGTTCACCGCCGGGACCCTCGCTTTCCTCCTCAGGCAGAGCTCTTGCTGCTTCGTGGCGGGATTCGCGAGGGCTCCCTGGATCTGGGGCCTGCGCCTCTAGGTCCCTACGCTCGGGGACCTCACTACGACGCCGGCTTCACACTCCTGGTGCCCGTGCTTTCGCTAGATGGCACTGGGCAGGAGCTGCAACCGGACGTGGGATCCTGTTACGCATGGCTCTTCCTCCCAGAGCAGGTACGCGGAACCTCGGTCCGGGAGGCATGGCAGGATTGCCTAGGACCCCCAGTCCCAGGAGGACGTGATTCGATCCACCCAGCCCAAAGCAAAGAAACTCCCAAGGATCCGCAAATCTCCGTGGACCAGCTACACGGTGACGTCACTGAGCCTGAGGCACACGAGTCTTTGGAAAACTCACCTAGTAATGTTTCAGTGCCAGAGTTGCCTCAACAAGACGTAACCGATATTGACTTTACCTCACCAATGAAAAAAACGAATGGTGACGTCACCAAAGCAGCCGAAGTTAGCCCAGTGCCACAGCCGTCGGAGGCTCCGGAGGCATGGCCCACATTGTGCCCCGCCCAGGTGGCTGCCTGGTTCTTTGCTTCACTGGCTGCGGTCGCTGAGTCCCTGTTTCCGGTCCCGGGTGCCCCGCGCTTGGTCCACGCAGCCCGCCACGCGGGGGTCACCACCATCCTCGTGGCTACGCCCGGGCCCCCGCGCCGCCTCTTGCTTTTCGACTTGATCCCCGTGGTGTCCGTGGCCGGCTGGCCCCAGGGGGCTCGGAGCCACTCGTGGGCCGGCCCGCTGGCCTCGGAGTCGTCTTCCTTCTACCTGGTGCCCGGCGGCGGCGGCACAGAGCGGCCGGACGCCCCCGGCTGGCAGCTCTGCTTCGCCCGCCAAGAGCTGGCGCTCAAGACGCGCATACCCGTTCCCCTGCTGCAAGCGCACGCGGCGGCCCAGGCGCTGCTGCGCCCGCTGGTGGCCGGGACTAGGGTCGCGGCGCCCTACCTCCTGCGGACGTTGCTCTACTGGGCGTGCGAGCGGCTGCCCGCGCTCTATCTGGCGCGACCCGAGAATGCGGGCGCCTGCTGCCTCGGGCTGCTGGATGAGCTGGGCCGGGTGCTCGAGGCTGGGACGCTGCCCCACTATTTTCTGAGTGGCCAAAAGCTCCGTGCGGGGGACGGCGCCGCTTCGCTGCTCGGGGCGTTGGCCCTGCTTCGCAGGGACCCTGCCCTCGCCCTGCGCGCCGCTGTGGAAGAGGCCAAGGCTGCACGCAAGGGGGGCGGCTTAGCCGGCCTGGGAGGCGGGGCCCATTAA
- the SPEM3 gene encoding LOW QUALITY PROTEIN: uncharacterized protein SPEM3 (The sequence of the model RefSeq protein was modified relative to this genomic sequence to represent the inferred CDS: inserted 1 base in 1 codon) encodes MSKVDVVPLRLPQDSKTKTPDSDPAQSETCSRGHAHEHTSAQAQAFSLVHPTGNTPAKAQTFSSTPPTEHTPPQAQTCSTFHPPEHTTPQAQTPSPALIPEHSPAQVQGPEHTSAHTPAQAQAQAPSHASAQSLGHTSLCTLTHAHLTYTHANTLVPPPTSAPVPPPTSAPAATPALVPTPAPVPTSDTTSVLALVMALTTTPVPSTTPTPILDSIPSTLSAFSQGLSSSRVVYDARRVKQNLFHVCPPQNSGYSRKDLGTLSRPQEGHGLVSSGTAEHXKQCNGDSAKPSTGFILGYLELGNMEGKTSNDAKDKFVQSKTFPYCSFLPCRSEKRNMDTQTPVYPTFLVYSKDAAPSQPCFHSRTSAQSSPCTMPPPCTLYLPLVSPRSWVLHQHSNHQKPSTLIQTPTFPPTSKSPRSVLSSQGPIPPQLSTTFQTPSQAQPPGLHESLGFNQGSVLPRTPGPSKVCRVSRNPGLTPNPGLPQEPRPCSRSRPPQASRPYPRCWNLQGLRTYP; translated from the exons ATGAGCAAGGTGGACGTGGTTCCACTCCGCCTGCCCCAAGACAGCAAGACTAAGACACCAGACTCTGACCCAGCGCAG TCTGAGACCTGCTCCCGAGGCCACGCCCATGAGCACACTTCCGCCCAGGCCCAGGCCTTCTCCCTAGTGCACCCCACTGGGAACACTCCTGCCAAAGCCCAGACCTTCTCCTCCACCCCCCCCACTGAGCACACCCCACCTCAGGCCCAGACTTGCTCCACATTCCACCCCCCTGAGCACACCACCCCCCAGGCCcagaccccctccccagccctcatccctgagcacagccctgcccaggTCCAGGGCCCTGAGCATACCTCAGCCCATACCCCAGCCCAGGCCCAAGCCCAGGCCCCCTCACATGCCTCAGCCCAGTCCCTGGGCCACACTTCTCTCTGCACCCTGACCCATGCTCATCTGACCTATACCCATGCCAACACTCTGGTCCCTCCCCCAACTTCTGCCCCAGTCCCTCCCCCAACTTCTGCCCCTGCTGCTACTCCTGCCCTAGTCCCTACACCAGCCCCTGTCCCGACCTCTGACACAACCTCTGTCCTAGCGCTGGTCATGGCCCTGACGACCACTccagtcccttccaccacccctacccccatcctAGATTCTATTCCTTCTACCTTGTCTGCCTTCAGCCAAGGCCTCTCCTCCAGCCGTGTGGTCTACGATGCCCGCAGGGTAAAGCAGAACTTATTCCATGTGTGTCCCCCTCAGAACTCTGGGTATTCCAGAAAGGACTTGGGTACCCTCTCCAGGCCCCAAGAGGGGCATGGTCTGGTGAGCTCTGGTACAGCTGAAC TCAAGCAATGTAATGGGGACAGTGCTAAGCCCTCCACAGGATTCATACTGGGTTACCTGGAGTTGGGGAATATGGAAGGGAAGACCTCAAATGATGCCAAAGACAAATTTGTACAGTCCAAGACCTTCCCTTACTGCAGCTTCCTTCCTTGCAGGTCTGAGAAGAGAAACATGGACACCCAGACTCCAGTCTACCCCACATTCCTGGTGTACTCCAAGGATGCTGCACCTTCTCAACCTTGCTTCCATTCTCGAACCAGTGCCCAGAGCTCACCATGCACCATGCCTCCACCATGCACTCTTTATCTGCCTCTTGTTTCTCCCAGATCATGGGTCCTTCATCAAcacagcaaccaccagaagcccTCCACCTTAATACAAacccccacctttcccccaaCCTCCAAGTCTCCTCGGTCTGTCCTCTCTTCCCAGGGCCCCATCCCTCCCCAGTTATCCACTACTTTCCAAACCCCAAGCCAGGCCCAACCCCCTGGACTTCATGAGAGTCTAGGCTTCAACCAAGGCTCTGTCCTCCCAAGGACCCCAGGCCCTTCCAAAGTCTGCAGAGTTTCCAGAAACCCAGGCCTTACCCCAAACCCAGGCCTCCCCCAAGAACCCAGGCCTTGCTCAAGATCCAGGCCTCCACAAGCTTCCAGGCCTTACCCAAGATGCTGGAATTTACAGGGGCTCAGAACATACCCATGA